In Amaranthus tricolor cultivar Red isolate AtriRed21 chromosome 3, ASM2621246v1, whole genome shotgun sequence, a single window of DNA contains:
- the LOC130809335 gene encoding probable leucine-rich repeat receptor-like protein kinase At1g35710 produces the protein MGNPSLPILLITLLCPLLFNVAFCKTLKRDVKALNEIKSSLGWRVVYSWVGDDPCGDGDLPAWSGVTCSVQGDYRVVTGLEVYAVSIVGPFPIAVTNLLDLQRLDLHNNKLTGPIPPQIGRLKRLKILNLRWNKLQDVLPPEIGELKSLTHLYLSFNSFKGEIPRELANLPELRYLYLHENRFVGRIPAELGTLQNLRHLDVGNNHLVGTIRELIRIEGCFPALRNLYLNNNYLTGGIPAQLANLTNLEILHLSYNKMTGIIPSALARLPRLTYLYLDHNQFSGRIPDAFYKHTFLKEMYIESNAFRQGVNPIGVHKVLEVSDTEFLV, from the exons ATGGGGAATCCCTCTCTTCCAATTTTGCTAATTACCCTTCTATGTCCTCTCCTCTTCAATGTCGCTTTCTGTAAAACCCTAAAACGTGATG TTAAAGCATTGAATGAAATTAAGTCATCACTCGGATGGAGGGTTGTTTATTCATGGGTTGGTGATGATCCATGTGGAGATGGTGATTTGCCTGCTTGGTCTGGTGTAACATGCTCTGTTCAAGGGGATTATAGAGTTGTTACAGGATT AGAAGTCTATGCAGTGTCAATTGTTGGACCATTTCCCATTGCTGTGACTAATCTGTTGGATCTTCAAAGGCT GGACCTCCACAACAATAAATTGACAGGACCGATTCCACCTCAGATAGGAAGATTGAAGCGATTAAAAATTCT GAATTTGCGATGGAATAAACTACAGGATGTCCTGCCCCCTGAAATAGGTGAACTGAAAAGTCTGACCCATCT ATACTTGAGTTTCAATAGTTTCAAGGGGGAGATTCCCAGGGAATTGGCAAATCTTCCTGAACTGCGATATTTATATCTACATGAAAACCGTTTTGTTGGGCGCATTCCTGCAGAATTGGGCACTCTGCAGAATCTTCGGCATTT GGATGTTGGTAACAATCACCTTGTGGGTACCATTCGTGAGCTTATTCGCATAGAAGGATGCTTTCCTGCCCTTCGTAATTT ATATTTGAATAATAACTATTTGACTGGCGGAATTCCGGCTCAGCTAGCAAATCTAACGAACTTGGAGATCTT GCATCTGTCCTACAATAAAATGACCGGAATTATACCATCTGCCCTTGCTCGTCTTCCTAGATTGACGTATCT GTACTTAGATCACAATCAATTTAGCGGGAGAATTCCTGATGCATTCTACAAACACACGTTCCTAAAAGAAAT GTACATCGAAAGCAATGCATTCAGACAAGGCGTAAACCCTATAGGTGTTCACAAAGTACTCGAAGTATCAGACACCGAGTTCTTGGTCTGA